Proteins from a genomic interval of Acomys russatus chromosome 19, mAcoRus1.1, whole genome shotgun sequence:
- the Gatc gene encoding glutamyl-tRNA(Gln) amidotransferase subunit C, mitochondrial yields the protein MWARAARLSFRAVLDRGRGLAFKAGPRGQVQAAGQETHAPRLTPQGVGRVSAAVVEHLERLALVNFGSREAVARLEKAVAFADQLHAVDTDGVEPLESVLEDRCLYLRSDDVAEGSCAEELLRNSHHVVEEYFVAPPGNISLPDMVNKIPAPTAE from the exons ATGTGGGCACGGGCGGCGAGGTTGAGTTTTCGGGCTGTGCTGGACAGGGGCCGTGGCCTCGCTTTCAAAGCGGGTCCACGGGGACAGGTCCAGGCGGCGGGGCAGGAGACCCACGCTCCACGCCTCACCCCGCAGGGCGTCGGTCGCGTGTCCGCCGCGGTAGTCGAGCATCTGGAGCGTCTGGCGTTGGTGAACTTCGGCAGCCGCGAGGCGGTGGCCCGGCTGGAGAAAGCGGTCGCCTTCGCTGATCAGCTGCACGCGGTGGACACGGACGGGGTGGAGCCCCTGGAGTCGGTACTGGAGGACAG ATGTCTCTACTTGAGATCTGACGATGTAGCAGAAGGCAGCTGTGCTGAAGAACTACTACGGAATTCTCATCACGTTGTGGAGGAGTATTTTGTGGCCCCCCCAG GTAACATTTCTTTGCCAGACATGGTAAACAAGATTCCGGCTCCCACAGCAGAGTAG
- the Triap1 gene encoding TP53-regulated inhibitor of apoptosis 1, translated as MTTLECVAVTAAATAMNSVGEACTDMKREYDQCFNRWFAEKFLKGDGSGDPCTDLFKRYQQCVQKAIKEKEIPIEGLEFMGHGKAKPENSS; from the exons ATGACGACATTAGAGTGCGTCGCCGTCACAGCCGCTGCCACAGCCATGAACAGCGTCGGGGAGGCTTGCACTGACATGAAGCGCGAGTACGACCAATGCTTCAACCGCTGGTTTGCTGAGAAGTTCCTCAAAGGGGACGGCTCCGGGGACCCGTGCACCGACCTCTTCAAACGCTACCAACAGTGTGTCCAG AAAGCAATCAAGGAGAAAGAGATCCCCATTGAAGGACTGGAATTCATGGGCCATGGCAAAGCAAAGCCTGAGAACTCCTCCTGA
- the Srsf9 gene encoding serine/arginine-rich splicing factor 9: MSGWADERGGEGDGRIYVGNLPTDVREKDLEDLFYKYGRIREIELKNRHGLVPFAFVRFEDPRDAEDAIYGRNGYDYGQCRLRVEFPRTYGGRGGWPRGARNGPPTRRSDFRVLVSGLPPSGSWQDLKDHMREAGDVCYADVQKDGMGMVEYLRKEDMEYALRRLDDTKFRSHEGETSYIRVYPERSTSYGYSRSRSGSRGRDSPYQSRGSPHYFSAFRPY, encoded by the exons ATGTCGGGCTGGGCGGACGAGCGCGGCGGCGAGGGCGACGGGCGCATCTACGTGGGCAACCTTCCGACCGACGTGCGcgagaaggacctggaggatcTGTTCTACAAGTACGGCCGCATCCGCGAGATCGAGCTCAAGAACCGGCACGGCCTCGTGCCCTTCGCCTTCGTGCGCTTCGAGGACCCGCG AGATGCTGAGGATGCCATTTATGGAAGAAATGGTTATGATTATGGCCAGTGTCGACTTCGTGTGGAATTCCCCAGGACTTATGGAGGTCGGGGTGGGTGGCCCCGTGGTGCAAGGAACGGGCCCCCGACACGACGATCTGATTTCCGAGTTCTTGTCTCAG GACTCCCTCCATCAGGCAGCTGGCAGGACCTGAAAGACCACATGCGTGAAGCTGGGGACGTCTGTTACGCAGACGTACAAAAGGACGGAATGGGCATGGTTGAATATCTCAGAAAAGAAGACATGGAGTACGCCCTGAGGAGACTGGACGACACCAAGTTCCGCTCTCATGAG GGTGAAACGTCATACATTCGCGTCTACCCTGAGAGGAGCACCAGCTATGGCTACTCACGGTCGAGGTCTGGGTCCAGGGGCCGTGACTCTCCTTACCAAAGCAGGGGCTCGCCACACTACTTCTCTGCCTTCAGGCCTTACTGA